A single genomic interval of Nycticebus coucang isolate mNycCou1 chromosome 21, mNycCou1.pri, whole genome shotgun sequence harbors:
- the FASTKD5 gene encoding FAST kinase domain-containing protein 5, mitochondrial: MALVICRRFPGTVCGTPPRPALIKHQINKKLPGQTCEDSVLTAKKIGTDARMAAMLKLLKPLIYRTLCIPFAVRAAGSVVYWNVRSSGQHGGQDSPEHGSSYHPAKNIENICTRSSSQRTFTTSSALLGLEFNESSTSEASVLQPGSPGAIRVTEEDVEVFDSFEDLRVFLQLRPEYQLHSYNRSATCQPLSISEGELILHKVRVYQSNLQPQIIADYFCKLSSLPAEQHPVLLSNTSFALLCQLSVKNTQFFDTPDLINILKAFVSLGIPHSHSMLAVYETKFCHQVWEMSLDQLLLVADLWRCLGRRVPQFLKIFFSFLNLHWKDLSLSQLVHLIYIIGENRQVPQDLMQKLESLILKYIDLINLEEVGTICLGFFKSSSSLSEFVMRKIGDLACADMQHLSSHALVHILKMFRFTHVDHINFIKQFVEVAPQRIPSLGVQGVMHLTLGCSALRILDERVMNAVAASLPPRVAHCRSKDIAKILWSFGTLNYKPPNAEEFYSSLINEIHRKMPEFSQYPEHLLTCLLGLAFSEYFPIELINFALSPGFVRLAQERTKFELTKELYTLDGTVGIECPHYGGNRLCSHLQQEGSEMLWDLARKDMNSKPEFLETLFLLETMLGGPQYIKHHMILPHTRSSDLEVQLDVNLKPLPFNREAIPGENVGKLQLKHVGVSLTDDLMNQLLKGKTRGHFQGKIESEIGQQPMEVENKAARPLGDSLCNMTDKLGPLQVPAVKLAIQITNKNQYCYGSRDLLGLHNMKRRQLIRLGYRVVELSHWEWLPVLKRTRLEKLAFLHEKVFTSAL; encoded by the coding sequence ATGGCTCTTGTGATATGCCGAAGATTTCCAGGCACTGTTTGTGGAACACCTCCCCGTCCAGCTCTGATAAAGCACCAAATAAACAAGAAATTGCCTGGTCAAACCTGTGAGGACAGTGTTCTGACTGCCAAAAAGATCGGTACTGACGCCAGAATGGCAGCCATGCTGAAGTTATTAAAACCTTTAATATATCGAACACTTTGCATTCCTTTTGCTGTTAGAGCAGCCGGAAGTGTGGTATATTGGAATGTGAGAAGCAGCGGGCAGCATGGGGGACAGGACTCTCCAGAACACGGTAGCTCCTACCATCCTGCCAAAAACATTGAGAACATTTGTACCAGGTCCTCTTCTCAGAGGACCTTCACAACCAGCAGTGCCCTTCTGGGTTTGGAATTCAACGAATCCTCTACCTCTGAGGCCAGCGTGTTACAGCCGGGTTCACCTGGAGCCATCAGAGTTACTGAAGAGGATGTAGAAGTTTTTGATTCCTTTGAAGACCTCCGAGTTTTCTTGCAGCTAAGACCAGAGTATCAGCTTCACAGCTATAACAGATCTGCGACTTGTCAGCCCCTTTCTATTTCAGAAGGTGAACTAATTTTGCACAAAGTCAGAGTTTATCAAAGTAATCTCCAGCCACAGATCATCGCTGATTATTTCTGTAAACTGAGCTCTTTGCCTGCAGAGCAGCATCCTGTTTTGCTCTCCAATACcagctttgctttgctttgccaGCTGAGTGTGAAAAATACACAGTTCTTTGATACCCCAGATCTGATCAATATTTTGAAAGCCTTTGTCAGTTTAGGAATCCCTCACTCCCATTCAATGCTGGCTGTGTATGAAACCAAATTTTGCCATCAGGTATGGGAGATGAGTCTAGATCAGCTCCTCTTGGTGGCTGATCTTTGGCGATGCTTAGGCCGCAGAGtacctcagtttttaaaaatcttttttagttttcttaatttGCACTGGAAAGATCTATCCTTGTCCCAACTGGTTCACTTAATTTATATTATAGGTGAAAATCGTCAGGTACCTCAGGACCTAATGCAAAAACTGGAATCATTGATCCTTAAGTATATTGATTTGATCAATTTAGAGGAGGTGGGTACAATCTGTTTGGGGTTCTTTAAATCAAGTAGTAGTCTCTCTGAATTTGTCATGCGAAAAATTGGAGACTTGGCTTGTGCTGACATGCAGCATTTGAGTAGTCACGCTTTAGTGCATATTCTTAAAATGTTCCGTTTCACTCATGTGGATCACATAAATTTCATAAAGCAGTTTGTAGAGGTTGCTCCTCAGCGCATTCCTTCCCTGGGAGTTCAAGGTGTCATGCATCTGACTCTTGGCTGCTCTGCACTACGCATCCTAGATGAAAGAGTAATGAATGCTGTGGCTGCTTCATTGCCTCCTAGAGTAGCACACTGCCGAAGTAAAGATATTGCCAAGATTTTGTGGTCATTTGGAACCCTGAATTATAAGCCACCCAATGCAGAAGAGTTTTATTCCAGCCTGATCAATGAGATTCACAGAAAGATGCCTGAATTCAGCCAATACCCTGAACATCTACTCACCTGCCTGCTGGGCCTGGCATTTTCTGAGTACTTTCCAATAGAGCTTATCAATTTTGCTCTGAGTCCAGGGTTTGTCAGGTTAGCTCAGGAGAGAACCAAGTTTGAACTCACTAAGGAATTATATACTCTTGATGGTACAGTTGGCATTGAATGTCCACATTACGGAGGTAATCGTCTTTGTTCTCATCTTCAGCAAGAGGGATCTGAAATGCTGTGGGATTTGGCAAGAAAAGATATGAACTCAAAGCCTGAATTCCTAGAAACTCTCTTTTTACTTGAAACCATGTTGGGTGGGCCCCAGTACATCAAGCATCATATGATTTTGCCTCATACCCGATCTTCTGACTTGGAGGTCCAGCTTGATGTTAACTTGAAGCCATTACCATTTAATAGAGAAGCCATACCAGGTGAAAATGTAGGCAAATTACAGCTTAAGCATGTGGGAGTCAGCCTTACAGATGATTTGATGAATCAGTTACTAAAAGGGAAAACCAGAGGACATTTCCAGGGGAAAATTGAATCAGAAATTGGGCAGCAGCCCATGGAGGTAGAGAATAAGGCAGCCAGACCTTTGGGGGACTCTCTTTGCAATATGACAGATAAGTTGGGACCCCTTCAGGTCCCAGCAGTAAAGCTGGCTATTCAAATAACAAATAAGAACCAATATTGTTATGGTTCCAGGGATCTGCTTGGACTACATAACATGAAGAGACGGCAGCTGATTCGGCTTGGCTATCGTGTGGTAGAGTTATCCCACTGGGAATGGCTCCCAGTATTGAAACGAACTCGCTTAGAAAAGCTGGCATTCCTCCATGAGAAAGTATTCACGTCTGCTCTCTGA
- the LZTS3 gene encoding leucine zipper putative tumor suppressor 3 isoform X3: MAKLETLPVRADPGRDPLLAFAPRPSELGPPDPRLAMGSVGSGVAHAQEFAMKSVGTRTGGGGSQGSFPAPRGSGSGASRERPSRYPSEDKALANSLYLNGELRGSDHTDVCGNVVGSSGGSSSSGGSDKAPPQYREPSHPPKLLATSGKLDQCSEPLVRPSAFKPVVPKNFHSMQNLCPPQTNGTPEGRQGPGGLKGGLEKSRTMTPAGGSGGGLSDSGRNSLTSLPTYSSSYSQHLAPLSASTSHINRIGTASYGSGSGGSSGGGSGYQDLGTSDSGRASSKSGSSSSMGRPGHLGSGEGGGGGLPFAACSPPSPSALIQELEERLWEKEQEVTALRRSLEQSEAAVAQVLEERQKAWERELAELRQGCSGKLQQVARRAQRAQQGLQLQVLRLQQDKKQLQEEAARLMRQREELEDKVAACQKEQADFLPRMEETKWEVCQKAGEISLLKQQLKDSQADVSQKLSEIVGLRSQLREGRASLREKEEQLLSLRDSFGSKQASLELGEGELPATCLKPALTPMDPAEPQDALATCESDEAKMRRQAGVATAASLVSVDGDAEAGGESGTRALRREVGRLQAELAAERRARERQGASFAEERRVWLEEKEKVIEYQKQLQLSYVEMYQRNQQLERRLRERGAAGGASTPTPQHGEEKKAWTPSRLERIESTEI, from the exons ATGGCGAAGCTGGAGACCTTACCTGTGCGTGCTGACCCAGGGCGGGATCCCCTCCTGGCCTTTGCCCCACGGCCTTCTGAGCTTGGACCCCCAGACCCCCGCCTGGCCATGGGCAGTGTGGGCAGTGGAGTGGCCCATGCCCAGGAGTTTGCCATGAAAAGTGTGGGCACCCGcacagggggtgggggcagccaGGGAAGCTTCCCTGCCCCCCGAGGCAGTGGCAGTGGGGCCAGCAGGGAGAGGCCAAGCCGCTACCCTTCAGAGGATAAGGCTCTTGCCAACTCCCTCTACCTCAATGGTGAACTTCGAGGCAGTGACCACACAGATGTCTGTGGCAATGTGGTGGGTagcagtggtggcagcagcagcagcggtggCAGTGACAAGGCCCCACCTCAGTATCGTGAACCCAGCCACCCACCCAAGCTCCTGGCCACCTCTGGCAAACTAGACCAG TGCTCAGAGCCACTAGTTCGCCCATCCGCCTTCAAGCCTGTTGTACCCAAGAATTTCCACTCCATGCAGAACTTGTGTCCCCCGCAGACCAATGGGACCCCTGAGGGACGACAGGGCCCTGGTGGCCTCAAGGGCGGACTGGAGAAGTCCCGGACCATGACCCCAGCGGGCGGGAGTGGGGGCGGCCTCTCAGACTCAGGCCGGAACTCACTCACCAGCCTGCCCACCTACAGCTCCAGCTATAGCCAGCACCTGGCGCCCCTCAGTGCCTCCACCAGCCACATCAATCGCATAGGCACTGCCAGCTATGGTAGTGGCAGTGGCGGCAGTAGCGGTGGGGGATCGGGCTACCAGGACCTGGGGACCTCCGACAGTGGGCGGGCCTCCAGCAAGAGTGGGTCGTCGTCATCCATGGGGCGGCCAGGCCACCTGGGTTCTGGGGAGGGCGGAGGTGGAGGCCTGCCCTTTGCGGCCTGCTCACCGCCCTCGCCCAGTGCACTGATCCAGGAATTGGAGGAGCGGCTGTGGGAGAAGGAGCAAGAGGTGACAGCTCTGCGGCGTAGCCTGGAGCAGAGCGAGGCGGCCGTCGCCCAGGTACTGGAGGAGCGGCAGAAGGCCTGGGAGCGGGAGCTGGCTGAGCTGCGACAGGGCTGCAGCGGAAAGCTGCAGCAGGTGGCCCGCCGCGCCCAGCGCGCCCAGCAGGGCCTGCAGCTGCAGGTGCTGCGGCTGCAGCAGGACAAGAAGCAGCTGCAGGAGGAGGCGGCCCGGCTGATGAGGCAGCGGGAAGAGCTAGAGGACAAGGTGGCGGCCTGCCAGAAGGAGCAGGCTGACTTTCTGCCCCGGATGGAGGAAACCAAGTGGGAG GTGTGCCAGAAGGCTGGTGAGATTTCCCTCCTGAAGCAGCAGCTGAAGGACTCGCAGGCGGACGTGTCGCAGAAGCTGAGTGAGATCGTAGGGCTGCGCTCGCAGCTGCGGGAGGGCCGGGCGTCGCTGCGGGAGAAGGAGGAGCAGCTGCTCAGCCTGAGGGACTCTTTCGGCAGCAAGCAGGCCAGCCTGGAGCTGGGTGAGGGCGAGCTGCCCGCCACCTGCCTCAAGCCGGCGCTGACTCCCATGGACCCGGCTGAGCCGCAGGACGCGCTAGCTACCTGTGAGAGCGACGAAGCCAAGATGCGCCGTCAGGCCGGTGTGGCCACCGCCGCCTCCTTGGTTTCCGTGGACGGGGACGCGGAGGCCGGCGGAGAGAGCGGGACCCGGGCCCTGCGGCGGGAGGTGGGGCGGCTGCAGGCGGAGCTGGCGGCTGAGCGGCGCGCGCGGGAGCGCCAGGGTGCCAGCTTCGCGGAGGAGCGCCGCGTTTggctggaggagaaggagaaggtcATCGAGTACCAGAAGCAGCTGCAGCTGAGTTACGTGGAGATGTACCAGCGCAACCAGCAGCTGGAGCGCCGGCTGCGGGAGCGCGGGGCGGCTGGGGGTGCGAGCACGCCGACTCCCCAACATGGGGAAGAGAAGAAAGCCTGGACCCCTTCGCGCCTTGAGCGTATTGAGTCCACAGAAATCTGA
- the LZTS3 gene encoding leucine zipper putative tumor suppressor 3 isoform X1, giving the protein MVGVSISCSTGRGLLVNGDPLSSPHPAEARVCARVCLEWGGAVGPLDPETPASSEPGARRENCSPGWLSRLVQSHAAGSGRAATARVRHMGPADRASEGPRLEDPSAPHPLGKCPPGLVMAKLETLPVRADPGRDPLLAFAPRPSELGPPDPRLAMGSVGSGVAHAQEFAMKSVGTRTGGGGSQGSFPAPRGSGSGASRERPSRYPSEDKALANSLYLNGELRGSDHTDVCGNVVGSSGGSSSSGGSDKAPPQYREPSHPPKLLATSGKLDQCSEPLVRPSAFKPVVPKNFHSMQNLCPPQTNGTPEGRQGPGGLKGGLEKSRTMTPAGGSGGGLSDSGRNSLTSLPTYSSSYSQHLAPLSASTSHINRIGTASYGSGSGGSSGGGSGYQDLGTSDSGRASSKSGSSSSMGRPGHLGSGEGGGGGLPFAACSPPSPSALIQELEERLWEKEQEVTALRRSLEQSEAAVAQVLEERQKAWERELAELRQGCSGKLQQVARRAQRAQQGLQLQVLRLQQDKKQLQEEAARLMRQREELEDKVAACQKEQADFLPRMEETKWEVCQKAGEISLLKQQLKDSQADVSQKLSEIVGLRSQLREGRASLREKEEQLLSLRDSFGSKQASLELGEGELPATCLKPALTPMDPAEPQDALATCESDEAKMRRQAGVATAASLVSVDGDAEAGGESGTRALRREVGRLQAELAAERRARERQGASFAEERRVWLEEKEKVIEYQKQLQLSYVEMYQRNQQLERRLRERGAAGGASTPTPQHGEEKKAWTPSRLERIESTEI; this is encoded by the exons ATGGTCGGGGTCTCTATCAGTTGCTCTACGGGCCGTGGGCTGCTGGTGAATGGCgaccctctctcttccccccacccaGCAGAGGCtcgtgtgtgtgcgcgtgtgtgctTGGAGTGGGGGGGCGCTGTCGGCCCCCTCGATCCTGAAACACCGGCTTCATCAGAGCCAGGAGCTAG AAGAGAAAACTGCAGTCCAGGATGGCTCAGTCGGCTGGTCCAAAGTCACGCAGCTGGTTCGGGCCGAGCCGCGACTGCAAGAGTGAGGCACATGGGCCCTGCAGACCGGGCCTCGGAGGGTCCCAGGCTTGAGGACCCATCGGCCCCCCACCCCCTTGGAAAG TGCCCCCCTGGCTTAGTCATGGCGAAGCTGGAGACCTTACCTGTGCGTGCTGACCCAGGGCGGGATCCCCTCCTGGCCTTTGCCCCACGGCCTTCTGAGCTTGGACCCCCAGACCCCCGCCTGGCCATGGGCAGTGTGGGCAGTGGAGTGGCCCATGCCCAGGAGTTTGCCATGAAAAGTGTGGGCACCCGcacagggggtgggggcagccaGGGAAGCTTCCCTGCCCCCCGAGGCAGTGGCAGTGGGGCCAGCAGGGAGAGGCCAAGCCGCTACCCTTCAGAGGATAAGGCTCTTGCCAACTCCCTCTACCTCAATGGTGAACTTCGAGGCAGTGACCACACAGATGTCTGTGGCAATGTGGTGGGTagcagtggtggcagcagcagcagcggtggCAGTGACAAGGCCCCACCTCAGTATCGTGAACCCAGCCACCCACCCAAGCTCCTGGCCACCTCTGGCAAACTAGACCAG TGCTCAGAGCCACTAGTTCGCCCATCCGCCTTCAAGCCTGTTGTACCCAAGAATTTCCACTCCATGCAGAACTTGTGTCCCCCGCAGACCAATGGGACCCCTGAGGGACGACAGGGCCCTGGTGGCCTCAAGGGCGGACTGGAGAAGTCCCGGACCATGACCCCAGCGGGCGGGAGTGGGGGCGGCCTCTCAGACTCAGGCCGGAACTCACTCACCAGCCTGCCCACCTACAGCTCCAGCTATAGCCAGCACCTGGCGCCCCTCAGTGCCTCCACCAGCCACATCAATCGCATAGGCACTGCCAGCTATGGTAGTGGCAGTGGCGGCAGTAGCGGTGGGGGATCGGGCTACCAGGACCTGGGGACCTCCGACAGTGGGCGGGCCTCCAGCAAGAGTGGGTCGTCGTCATCCATGGGGCGGCCAGGCCACCTGGGTTCTGGGGAGGGCGGAGGTGGAGGCCTGCCCTTTGCGGCCTGCTCACCGCCCTCGCCCAGTGCACTGATCCAGGAATTGGAGGAGCGGCTGTGGGAGAAGGAGCAAGAGGTGACAGCTCTGCGGCGTAGCCTGGAGCAGAGCGAGGCGGCCGTCGCCCAGGTACTGGAGGAGCGGCAGAAGGCCTGGGAGCGGGAGCTGGCTGAGCTGCGACAGGGCTGCAGCGGAAAGCTGCAGCAGGTGGCCCGCCGCGCCCAGCGCGCCCAGCAGGGCCTGCAGCTGCAGGTGCTGCGGCTGCAGCAGGACAAGAAGCAGCTGCAGGAGGAGGCGGCCCGGCTGATGAGGCAGCGGGAAGAGCTAGAGGACAAGGTGGCGGCCTGCCAGAAGGAGCAGGCTGACTTTCTGCCCCGGATGGAGGAAACCAAGTGGGAG GTGTGCCAGAAGGCTGGTGAGATTTCCCTCCTGAAGCAGCAGCTGAAGGACTCGCAGGCGGACGTGTCGCAGAAGCTGAGTGAGATCGTAGGGCTGCGCTCGCAGCTGCGGGAGGGCCGGGCGTCGCTGCGGGAGAAGGAGGAGCAGCTGCTCAGCCTGAGGGACTCTTTCGGCAGCAAGCAGGCCAGCCTGGAGCTGGGTGAGGGCGAGCTGCCCGCCACCTGCCTCAAGCCGGCGCTGACTCCCATGGACCCGGCTGAGCCGCAGGACGCGCTAGCTACCTGTGAGAGCGACGAAGCCAAGATGCGCCGTCAGGCCGGTGTGGCCACCGCCGCCTCCTTGGTTTCCGTGGACGGGGACGCGGAGGCCGGCGGAGAGAGCGGGACCCGGGCCCTGCGGCGGGAGGTGGGGCGGCTGCAGGCGGAGCTGGCGGCTGAGCGGCGCGCGCGGGAGCGCCAGGGTGCCAGCTTCGCGGAGGAGCGCCGCGTTTggctggaggagaaggagaaggtcATCGAGTACCAGAAGCAGCTGCAGCTGAGTTACGTGGAGATGTACCAGCGCAACCAGCAGCTGGAGCGCCGGCTGCGGGAGCGCGGGGCGGCTGGGGGTGCGAGCACGCCGACTCCCCAACATGGGGAAGAGAAGAAAGCCTGGACCCCTTCGCGCCTTGAGCGTATTGAGTCCACAGAAATCTGA
- the LZTS3 gene encoding leucine zipper putative tumor suppressor 3 isoform X2 — MGPADRASEGPRLEDPSAPHPLGKCPPGLVMAKLETLPVRADPGRDPLLAFAPRPSELGPPDPRLAMGSVGSGVAHAQEFAMKSVGTRTGGGGSQGSFPAPRGSGSGASRERPSRYPSEDKALANSLYLNGELRGSDHTDVCGNVVGSSGGSSSSGGSDKAPPQYREPSHPPKLLATSGKLDQCSEPLVRPSAFKPVVPKNFHSMQNLCPPQTNGTPEGRQGPGGLKGGLEKSRTMTPAGGSGGGLSDSGRNSLTSLPTYSSSYSQHLAPLSASTSHINRIGTASYGSGSGGSSGGGSGYQDLGTSDSGRASSKSGSSSSMGRPGHLGSGEGGGGGLPFAACSPPSPSALIQELEERLWEKEQEVTALRRSLEQSEAAVAQVLEERQKAWERELAELRQGCSGKLQQVARRAQRAQQGLQLQVLRLQQDKKQLQEEAARLMRQREELEDKVAACQKEQADFLPRMEETKWEVCQKAGEISLLKQQLKDSQADVSQKLSEIVGLRSQLREGRASLREKEEQLLSLRDSFGSKQASLELGEGELPATCLKPALTPMDPAEPQDALATCESDEAKMRRQAGVATAASLVSVDGDAEAGGESGTRALRREVGRLQAELAAERRARERQGASFAEERRVWLEEKEKVIEYQKQLQLSYVEMYQRNQQLERRLRERGAAGGASTPTPQHGEEKKAWTPSRLERIESTEI, encoded by the exons ATGGGCCCTGCAGACCGGGCCTCGGAGGGTCCCAGGCTTGAGGACCCATCGGCCCCCCACCCCCTTGGAAAG TGCCCCCCTGGCTTAGTCATGGCGAAGCTGGAGACCTTACCTGTGCGTGCTGACCCAGGGCGGGATCCCCTCCTGGCCTTTGCCCCACGGCCTTCTGAGCTTGGACCCCCAGACCCCCGCCTGGCCATGGGCAGTGTGGGCAGTGGAGTGGCCCATGCCCAGGAGTTTGCCATGAAAAGTGTGGGCACCCGcacagggggtgggggcagccaGGGAAGCTTCCCTGCCCCCCGAGGCAGTGGCAGTGGGGCCAGCAGGGAGAGGCCAAGCCGCTACCCTTCAGAGGATAAGGCTCTTGCCAACTCCCTCTACCTCAATGGTGAACTTCGAGGCAGTGACCACACAGATGTCTGTGGCAATGTGGTGGGTagcagtggtggcagcagcagcagcggtggCAGTGACAAGGCCCCACCTCAGTATCGTGAACCCAGCCACCCACCCAAGCTCCTGGCCACCTCTGGCAAACTAGACCAG TGCTCAGAGCCACTAGTTCGCCCATCCGCCTTCAAGCCTGTTGTACCCAAGAATTTCCACTCCATGCAGAACTTGTGTCCCCCGCAGACCAATGGGACCCCTGAGGGACGACAGGGCCCTGGTGGCCTCAAGGGCGGACTGGAGAAGTCCCGGACCATGACCCCAGCGGGCGGGAGTGGGGGCGGCCTCTCAGACTCAGGCCGGAACTCACTCACCAGCCTGCCCACCTACAGCTCCAGCTATAGCCAGCACCTGGCGCCCCTCAGTGCCTCCACCAGCCACATCAATCGCATAGGCACTGCCAGCTATGGTAGTGGCAGTGGCGGCAGTAGCGGTGGGGGATCGGGCTACCAGGACCTGGGGACCTCCGACAGTGGGCGGGCCTCCAGCAAGAGTGGGTCGTCGTCATCCATGGGGCGGCCAGGCCACCTGGGTTCTGGGGAGGGCGGAGGTGGAGGCCTGCCCTTTGCGGCCTGCTCACCGCCCTCGCCCAGTGCACTGATCCAGGAATTGGAGGAGCGGCTGTGGGAGAAGGAGCAAGAGGTGACAGCTCTGCGGCGTAGCCTGGAGCAGAGCGAGGCGGCCGTCGCCCAGGTACTGGAGGAGCGGCAGAAGGCCTGGGAGCGGGAGCTGGCTGAGCTGCGACAGGGCTGCAGCGGAAAGCTGCAGCAGGTGGCCCGCCGCGCCCAGCGCGCCCAGCAGGGCCTGCAGCTGCAGGTGCTGCGGCTGCAGCAGGACAAGAAGCAGCTGCAGGAGGAGGCGGCCCGGCTGATGAGGCAGCGGGAAGAGCTAGAGGACAAGGTGGCGGCCTGCCAGAAGGAGCAGGCTGACTTTCTGCCCCGGATGGAGGAAACCAAGTGGGAG GTGTGCCAGAAGGCTGGTGAGATTTCCCTCCTGAAGCAGCAGCTGAAGGACTCGCAGGCGGACGTGTCGCAGAAGCTGAGTGAGATCGTAGGGCTGCGCTCGCAGCTGCGGGAGGGCCGGGCGTCGCTGCGGGAGAAGGAGGAGCAGCTGCTCAGCCTGAGGGACTCTTTCGGCAGCAAGCAGGCCAGCCTGGAGCTGGGTGAGGGCGAGCTGCCCGCCACCTGCCTCAAGCCGGCGCTGACTCCCATGGACCCGGCTGAGCCGCAGGACGCGCTAGCTACCTGTGAGAGCGACGAAGCCAAGATGCGCCGTCAGGCCGGTGTGGCCACCGCCGCCTCCTTGGTTTCCGTGGACGGGGACGCGGAGGCCGGCGGAGAGAGCGGGACCCGGGCCCTGCGGCGGGAGGTGGGGCGGCTGCAGGCGGAGCTGGCGGCTGAGCGGCGCGCGCGGGAGCGCCAGGGTGCCAGCTTCGCGGAGGAGCGCCGCGTTTggctggaggagaaggagaaggtcATCGAGTACCAGAAGCAGCTGCAGCTGAGTTACGTGGAGATGTACCAGCGCAACCAGCAGCTGGAGCGCCGGCTGCGGGAGCGCGGGGCGGCTGGGGGTGCGAGCACGCCGACTCCCCAACATGGGGAAGAGAAGAAAGCCTGGACCCCTTCGCGCCTTGAGCGTATTGAGTCCACAGAAATCTGA